A genomic stretch from Caballeronia sp. LZ062 includes:
- a CDS encoding response regulator yields the protein METAPKIIVLDDEAELRNMLQRFLTSQGFEVRVVENGKRLDRYLQREPYDLLVLDWMMEPEDGLAVCRRLRTEGHTLPILMLTAKGDPVDKVVGLETGADDYLAKPFLPQELVARVRALLRRQKIAAGEPTLTSQVIRFGDFRLDLGKQRLSRGGEPFEMHSAQMQLLHALGSSPNRAVSRDNLIARTRGREHDALDRSIDVQVLRLRQLIEDDPGKPRFIKTVWGVGYMLLADIEP from the coding sequence ATGGAAACCGCACCGAAGATCATCGTGCTCGATGACGAAGCGGAGTTGCGCAACATGCTTCAGCGGTTTCTGACGTCGCAGGGATTCGAGGTGCGCGTGGTGGAAAATGGCAAGCGGCTCGACCGTTATCTCCAGCGCGAACCGTACGACCTGCTCGTGCTCGACTGGATGATGGAACCCGAAGACGGCCTCGCCGTATGCCGCCGCTTGCGCACCGAAGGCCACACGCTGCCGATCTTGATGCTCACCGCGAAGGGCGATCCGGTCGATAAAGTGGTCGGCCTCGAAACCGGCGCGGACGACTATCTGGCGAAGCCTTTCCTGCCGCAAGAACTCGTCGCCCGCGTGCGCGCGCTGCTGCGCCGCCAGAAAATCGCTGCGGGCGAGCCGACGCTGACCTCGCAAGTCATCCGCTTCGGCGATTTCAGGCTCGATCTCGGCAAGCAACGCCTCTCTCGCGGCGGCGAGCCCTTCGAGATGCACTCCGCGCAAATGCAGTTGCTGCACGCGCTGGGTTCGTCGCCGAATCGCGCGGTGAGCCGCGACAATCTCATCGCCCGCACGCGCGGTCGCGAGCACGACGCGCTCGATCGCAGCATCGACGTGCAGGTGCTGCGGCTGCGCCAGTTGATCGAGGACGATCCGGGCAAGCCGCGTTTCATCAAGACCGTGTGGGGCGTCGGCTACATGCTGCTCGCGGATATTGAGCCGTGA
- a CDS encoding helix-turn-helix domain-containing protein → MRIAPDPDYARRPAALHVHFVDTDAIAFPTRSIVRGDAVYCAGEPLRSLYTVQSGSFKSVATYPADNEDTASRTQVTAFHLEDETLGLDGICTGRLQSDAVALEDSVVRIMPVGILEPLCRDYAHMQHALLAIMSAEIVRAARLALMLGAMPARERVAAFLLDLSARLGLTADGADILLPMTRADIASYLGLELETVSRTLSKLQRDHSIELNGRHVRIVERSRLERV, encoded by the coding sequence ATGCGCATCGCCCCCGATCCCGATTACGCGCGTCGGCCCGCCGCCCTGCACGTCCACTTCGTCGACACCGACGCCATCGCTTTTCCGACGCGCTCCATCGTCCGTGGCGACGCCGTCTATTGCGCCGGCGAGCCGCTCCGCAGCCTATACACGGTGCAGTCCGGCAGTTTCAAGAGCGTGGCCACCTACCCCGCCGACAACGAAGACACCGCTTCTCGTACGCAAGTCACCGCGTTTCACCTGGAAGACGAGACGCTCGGGCTGGACGGCATCTGCACCGGCCGCCTTCAGAGCGATGCCGTCGCCCTTGAAGATAGCGTCGTGCGCATCATGCCGGTCGGCATACTCGAGCCGCTGTGCCGCGACTATGCGCACATGCAGCACGCGCTGCTCGCGATCATGAGTGCGGAAATCGTGCGCGCGGCGAGACTTGCGCTGATGCTCGGCGCGATGCCCGCGCGGGAACGCGTCGCGGCGTTCTTGCTGGATCTGTCGGCACGGCTCGGCTTAACGGCCGATGGCGCAGACATCCTTCTGCCGATGACGCGTGCGGATATCGCCAGTTATCTTGGTCTGGAACTGGAAACGGTGAGCCGCACGCTATCGAAACTGCAACGCGACCATTCGATCGAACTCAACGGGCGGCACGTGCGCATTGTCGAACGGTCGCGGCTGGAGCGTGTCTGA
- a CDS encoding ABC transporter ATP-binding protein — protein MKHTFEQLRLDSVSRSFTNAQGHQLAALKGLDLNIQRGEFIALLGPSGCGKSTALNCIAGLQPLTGGGIWLDDKRIDVLPPEKRGFGMVFQNYALFPHMSVLDNVGFGLKMRGVSKVEAVKRAKAALQLVQLTGHDAKLPGQLSGGQQQRVAIARAIVIEPPLVLMDEPLSNLDTKLRIEMRAEIRRIHGKLERATIYVTHDQDEALSMADRIVVMKEGVVQQVAPPKEVYSRPKNLHVARFMGFRNVAPFTLEGTQGDTVAVSANGVRLFGTPMEGFDSKNVSVALRPEDMERAAPGDQNAFDAHVETVEYGGRDSLIRVNTAFGKLWARIAGECAEGERIVLRVSSAKALVYGEEK, from the coding sequence ATGAAGCACACTTTTGAGCAGTTGCGCCTCGACTCGGTCTCGCGCAGCTTCACCAACGCGCAGGGACATCAGCTTGCCGCGCTGAAGGGTCTCGATCTGAATATCCAGCGCGGCGAGTTCATCGCGCTGCTTGGGCCGTCGGGCTGCGGCAAATCCACCGCGCTGAACTGCATCGCCGGATTGCAGCCGCTGACGGGCGGCGGCATCTGGCTCGACGACAAGCGTATCGACGTCCTGCCGCCCGAAAAGCGCGGCTTCGGCATGGTCTTTCAGAACTACGCGCTCTTTCCGCACATGTCCGTGCTGGATAACGTCGGCTTCGGACTGAAGATGCGCGGCGTGTCGAAAGTGGAAGCGGTCAAGCGCGCGAAAGCGGCGCTGCAACTGGTCCAGCTCACCGGCCACGACGCCAAGCTCCCCGGCCAGCTTTCGGGCGGGCAGCAGCAGCGCGTGGCGATTGCGCGGGCCATCGTCATCGAGCCGCCGCTCGTGTTGATGGACGAGCCGCTCTCCAATCTCGACACCAAGCTGCGCATTGAAATGCGCGCCGAAATCCGCCGCATTCACGGCAAGCTGGAGCGCGCAACCATCTACGTGACGCACGATCAGGACGAAGCGCTCTCGATGGCGGATCGCATCGTCGTGATGAAGGAGGGGGTCGTGCAGCAAGTCGCGCCGCCGAAGGAAGTCTATTCGCGGCCGAAGAACCTGCATGTCGCGCGTTTCATGGGCTTTCGCAATGTCGCGCCGTTCACGCTCGAAGGCACGCAGGGCGACACGGTCGCGGTGAGCGCGAACGGCGTGCGCCTCTTCGGCACGCCGATGGAAGGCTTCGACAGCAAGAACGTCAGTGTCGCGCTGCGGCCGGAAGACATGGAACGCGCCGCGCCCGGCGATCAGAACGCGTTCGACGCGCACGTCGAGACTGTGGAATACGGCGGCCGCGATTCGCTGATCCGCGTGAATACGGCGTTCGGCAAGCTGTGGGCGCGCATTGCGGGCGAATGCGCGGAAGGCGAGCGCATCGTGCTGCGCGTGTCGTCCGCGAAGGCGCTCGTGTACGGAGAAGAAAAATGA
- a CDS encoding extracellular solute-binding protein: MAFKAGLSVKLAALCVAVSAAFATSAAQAADPVAINIVDVAGNLQLTQKGFEAFKAKYPDLVSSITFTNAPAPQLPGKIKAMQAAGRSDIDLVVTGTDALAAGIQQGLWEKLLPEHAAVFPGVLDKYAPGPRKMQDIAQGYGLEVTYMPAGPLLEYNPAKVSDPPKTPDQLLAWCKAHPNKLIYARPANSGPGRTFLMGLPYVLGDKNPMDPVNGWDKTWAFLKQLNDCIPYYPGGTSAVMKELGEGTRDMTVTVTGWDINPRALGIVPAEFKVQAFDNMTWVNDAHYMVIPKGVPKEKLDVLYKLMNFMLEPAQQALTYDDGYFYPGPAVKDVPLSAAPAKSQEVIQKFGRPEYAKLLSDRPHVVPLNAQAMVAAFQKWDREIGAQKTK; the protein is encoded by the coding sequence ATGGCTTTCAAGGCAGGACTGTCAGTGAAACTGGCGGCGCTGTGCGTCGCCGTGAGCGCGGCGTTCGCGACGAGCGCGGCGCAGGCGGCGGACCCGGTGGCGATCAACATCGTGGACGTCGCAGGCAATCTTCAACTGACGCAGAAGGGCTTCGAGGCGTTCAAGGCCAAGTACCCGGATCTCGTGTCCAGCATCACGTTCACCAACGCGCCCGCGCCGCAACTGCCGGGCAAGATCAAGGCGATGCAGGCGGCAGGCCGCTCGGACATCGACCTCGTCGTGACCGGCACCGATGCGCTCGCCGCCGGCATCCAGCAGGGCCTTTGGGAAAAGCTGCTGCCTGAGCACGCCGCCGTCTTTCCCGGCGTGCTGGACAAATACGCGCCCGGTCCGCGCAAGATGCAGGACATCGCGCAGGGCTACGGTCTCGAAGTGACGTACATGCCCGCCGGCCCGCTGCTCGAATACAACCCGGCGAAGGTCAGCGATCCGCCGAAGACGCCTGATCAATTGCTCGCGTGGTGCAAGGCGCATCCGAACAAACTGATCTACGCGCGTCCGGCCAACTCCGGTCCGGGGCGCACGTTCCTGATGGGCCTGCCGTATGTGCTCGGCGACAAGAATCCGATGGACCCGGTCAACGGCTGGGACAAGACCTGGGCGTTCCTCAAGCAACTGAACGACTGCATCCCTTACTACCCGGGCGGCACGTCGGCCGTGATGAAGGAACTGGGCGAAGGCACGCGTGACATGACCGTCACCGTGACCGGATGGGACATCAATCCGCGCGCGCTCGGCATCGTGCCGGCCGAATTCAAGGTGCAGGCGTTCGACAACATGACGTGGGTGAACGACGCGCACTACATGGTGATTCCGAAGGGCGTGCCGAAAGAGAAGCTCGACGTGCTCTACAAGCTGATGAACTTCATGCTGGAACCGGCGCAGCAGGCGCTGACTTATGACGACGGCTATTTCTATCCCGGCCCGGCAGTCAAGGACGTGCCGCTGTCCGCCGCGCCCGCGAAGAGCCAGGAAGTGATCCAGAAGTTCGGCCGCCCCGAGTACGCGAAGCTGCTGTCCGACCGGCCGCACGTGGTGCCGCTGAATGCGCAGGCGATGGTCGCCGCGTTCCAGAAGTGGGACCGCGAAATCGGCGCGCAGAAGACGAAGTAA
- a CDS encoding FadR/GntR family transcriptional regulator, with protein sequence MNERKSPGLADRIYSDILNSIIEGEFKEGDRLMTEHALADRFATSRPTVREALARLRADGIIVTRRGSGTTVGRRPDPDVRRFAPLETLSDIRRCYEFRIVTEAGAAELAAQKADDDGLRAIQQAWEQLDRVVEAQQGIGASDDFAFHLAVARASKNQFFITVMSFIEEQVVFSMNLSRNLSLVKTLERQRLVQREHFDVLEAIRARDSARAGQAMKAHLAGALERMFGN encoded by the coding sequence ATGAACGAGCGTAAGTCGCCCGGTCTGGCCGACCGCATCTATAGCGACATTCTCAACAGCATCATCGAAGGCGAGTTCAAGGAAGGCGACCGCCTGATGACCGAGCACGCCCTTGCGGACCGCTTCGCCACGTCCCGGCCGACCGTCCGGGAAGCGCTCGCGCGTTTGCGCGCCGACGGCATCATCGTGACGCGGCGCGGCTCCGGCACGACTGTCGGCCGCCGCCCCGATCCGGACGTGCGGCGCTTCGCACCGCTCGAAACGCTTTCGGATATCCGGCGTTGCTACGAATTCCGCATCGTCACGGAGGCGGGCGCGGCGGAGCTGGCGGCGCAAAAGGCCGACGACGACGGCTTGCGCGCCATTCAGCAAGCGTGGGAACAGCTGGACCGCGTGGTGGAGGCGCAGCAGGGCATCGGCGCGAGCGACGATTTCGCGTTTCACCTCGCCGTCGCGCGCGCGTCGAAGAACCAGTTCTTCATCACCGTGATGTCGTTCATCGAAGAGCAGGTCGTGTTCAGTATGAACCTGTCGCGCAATCTCTCGCTCGTGAAGACGCTCGAACGGCAGCGGCTCGTGCAGCGCGAGCATTTCGATGTTCTCGAAGCGATCCGCGCCCGCGATTCCGCCCGGGCCGGACAGGCGATGAAAGCGCATCTTGCCGGGGCTCTCGAACGCATGTTCGGCAACTAG
- a CDS encoding ATP-binding protein, with amino-acid sequence MSLAPRSLFARNVLLLVALVAVSQVCALAVLLHFIQTPRIERAAATFASYIETLDTVLRDTPAGTARLDIRADLPASANAEPPRSWLRFYRTYQRDTFVESLRRHLPPDMPVRWQSSETSDDGQQRLWIRVHLPGDARWIALAVPEAAHDDGLTTTLLLSLGLGALAIATAYAIQRHLNRPLSYLADAAQRLSAGGEPGVLPTDGPTEIAQVSSAFNRMTAALAEAEATRALMLAGISHDIRTPMTKLRLAMAMSAVSSVDALFAASAESYLDQIDTILQQFMDYAGSGAKETPVVGDINALVANLAADFSGLGHEFALSLGEIPPFAFRPIGMMRMIVNLMQNAVLYGVVGLGVRTWTDEKARTACIVVEDRGKGFGTQDAETLKQPFKRGGGEGQPKGTGLGLAIVERMARLHGGTLELRARDGGGAQARLVLPLANSAD; translated from the coding sequence GTGAGCCTCGCGCCGCGCTCGCTCTTCGCGCGTAACGTTCTGTTGCTCGTGGCGCTCGTCGCGGTGAGCCAGGTGTGCGCGCTCGCCGTGCTCCTGCATTTCATCCAGACGCCGCGCATCGAGCGGGCCGCAGCGACGTTCGCGAGTTATATCGAAACGCTCGATACCGTGCTGCGCGACACGCCGGCCGGCACGGCGCGCCTCGACATCCGCGCGGACCTGCCTGCAAGCGCCAACGCGGAGCCGCCACGCTCCTGGCTGCGCTTTTATCGGACGTATCAGCGCGATACGTTCGTGGAAAGCCTGCGCCGCCATTTGCCCCCCGATATGCCCGTGCGCTGGCAGAGCAGTGAAACATCCGACGATGGCCAGCAGCGGCTATGGATTCGCGTGCATCTGCCGGGCGACGCGCGTTGGATCGCGCTGGCGGTTCCGGAAGCCGCACACGACGACGGCCTCACCACGACGCTTCTGTTGTCGCTCGGCCTCGGCGCACTCGCCATCGCGACGGCTTACGCGATTCAGCGTCATCTCAACCGCCCGCTGTCCTATCTCGCCGATGCCGCGCAGCGCCTGTCCGCAGGCGGCGAGCCGGGCGTCTTGCCGACCGATGGCCCGACGGAAATCGCGCAAGTCAGCAGCGCGTTCAACCGCATGACCGCGGCGCTCGCGGAAGCCGAAGCCACGCGCGCGCTGATGCTCGCCGGCATCTCCCACGACATCCGCACGCCGATGACCAAACTGCGCCTCGCGATGGCGATGTCCGCGGTATCTTCCGTGGACGCATTGTTCGCGGCATCGGCGGAAAGTTATCTCGACCAGATCGACACGATCCTCCAGCAGTTCATGGACTACGCGGGCAGCGGCGCGAAAGAAACGCCCGTCGTCGGCGATATCAATGCGCTCGTCGCTAACCTCGCCGCCGATTTCTCGGGCCTCGGCCATGAGTTCGCGCTCTCGCTCGGTGAGATTCCGCCGTTCGCGTTTCGGCCCATCGGCATGATGCGCATGATCGTGAATCTCATGCAGAACGCGGTGCTTTATGGCGTCGTCGGGCTCGGCGTGCGCACGTGGACGGACGAGAAGGCGCGCACCGCCTGCATCGTCGTCGAGGATCGCGGCAAAGGGTTCGGCACGCAGGACGCCGAGACGCTCAAGCAGCCGTTCAAGCGCGGCGGCGGCGAAGGTCAGCCGAAGGGCACGGGTCTGGGACTCGCCATCGTCGAGCGCATGGCGCGGCTGCACGGCGGCACGCTCGAACTGCGCGCACGTGATGGCGGCGGCGCACAAGCGCGCCTCGTTTTACCGCTTGCGAATTCCGCCGATTGA
- a CDS encoding DUF2964 family protein — MMVTGEARIVAAAVAVFVALAGIVVALHGLVFDKLAVLDYGALAILIGVTSFAVLLMPMPGDHA, encoded by the coding sequence ATGATGGTTACAGGCGAAGCGCGGATCGTCGCCGCGGCCGTCGCGGTTTTCGTGGCGCTCGCGGGCATCGTGGTCGCGCTGCACGGCCTCGTTTTCGATAAGCTCGCCGTGCTTGATTACGGCGCGCTCGCCATTCTGATCGGCGTGACGTCGTTCGCGGTCCTCCTGATGCCGATGCCGGGAGATCACGCGTGA
- a CDS encoding EF-hand domain-containing protein, with translation MGASPHVERGMQMLQTRFAQANVTHDGKLTRDQASTGMPMVAKHFDEIDTQKNGYVTLPQIEAFMRAHAAQR, from the coding sequence ATGGGCGCGAGCCCGCACGTCGAACGCGGCATGCAGATGCTGCAAACGCGCTTCGCGCAAGCGAACGTCACGCACGACGGCAAGCTCACGCGCGATCAGGCATCCACCGGCATGCCGATGGTCGCGAAGCACTTCGACGAAATCGACACGCAGAAGAACGGCTACGTGACGCTGCCGCAGATCGAAGCCTTCATGCGCGCGCACGCCGCGCAACGCTGA
- a CDS encoding dihydrodipicolinate synthase family protein — MRVEPIAVEEFSESVMAVPPLARRADYTLDEAQNRALVKHTEAGGVRTLLYGGNANLYHVAVSEYRELLDMLAGITSAQTRVIPAIGPDYGKMLDQSRILAQTDYRTAMVLPLAGFTTPQGVATGLRRLTDIAGMPFTLYIKSEQYIDVDTLAALVGDGTLLAVKYAIVRPDPSDDPFLRRLLESVPAAQVISGMGERPALVHTREFGLAAWTTGSGCIAPHAVTALLRAAKSGHADEAQRLYDRFLPLETLRDEISLIRVLHDAVTLSGVANMGPILPLLSATPDHALPAIEREARTLLAFDRSLPGNAG, encoded by the coding sequence ATGAGGGTCGAACCCATCGCAGTCGAAGAATTCTCCGAAAGCGTCATGGCCGTGCCGCCGCTTGCGCGCCGAGCTGACTACACGCTCGACGAGGCACAGAACCGCGCACTGGTGAAGCATACCGAGGCGGGCGGCGTGCGTACCTTGCTCTATGGCGGCAATGCGAATCTGTACCACGTCGCGGTCAGTGAATACCGCGAGCTGCTTGACATGCTGGCCGGAATCACCAGTGCGCAGACGCGCGTGATCCCGGCGATCGGGCCTGACTACGGAAAGATGCTCGATCAGTCGCGCATTCTGGCGCAGACCGACTACCGCACCGCAATGGTCCTGCCGCTGGCGGGCTTCACGACGCCGCAAGGCGTGGCGACCGGCCTGCGGCGCCTGACCGATATCGCCGGCATGCCGTTCACGCTCTATATCAAGAGCGAGCAATACATCGACGTCGATACGCTCGCTGCGCTCGTCGGCGATGGCACGCTGCTCGCCGTCAAATATGCGATCGTGCGTCCCGATCCCTCCGACGATCCTTTCCTGCGGCGGCTGCTCGAAAGCGTGCCGGCGGCGCAAGTAATCTCGGGCATGGGCGAGCGGCCGGCGCTCGTTCACACGCGCGAGTTCGGACTAGCCGCGTGGACCACGGGTTCGGGCTGCATCGCGCCGCACGCCGTGACGGCGCTGCTGCGCGCCGCAAAGTCCGGTCACGCCGACGAAGCGCAGCGGCTCTATGACCGCTTTCTTCCGCTCGAGACGTTGCGCGACGAAATTTCGCTCATTCGCGTGCTGCATGACGCGGTCACGCTATCGGGTGTCGCGAACATGGGTCCTATCCTGCCGCTTCTTTCGGCGACGCCCGATCACGCGCTTCCCGCCATCGAGCGCGAAGCGCGCACGCTGCTCGCCTTCGACCGCTCACTCCCGGGAAACGCCGGTTAA
- a CDS encoding DUF3303 family protein: MLFIVTWTALPEVRERAAERFLQSGGAPPDGVRLLGRWHGIGSIRGFGVAESDDIEAVARWAYEWSDLFTLDIMPAMTDEQLGKLLADAAGRR; encoded by the coding sequence ATGTTGTTTATCGTCACCTGGACCGCGCTGCCCGAAGTCCGCGAGCGGGCCGCTGAACGGTTCCTGCAAAGCGGCGGTGCGCCGCCGGACGGCGTGCGTTTGCTGGGGCGCTGGCACGGCATCGGTTCGATACGCGGCTTCGGCGTGGCCGAAAGCGACGACATCGAGGCGGTCGCGCGATGGGCCTACGAATGGTCCGATCTGTTCACGCTGGACATCATGCCCGCGATGACGGACGAACAGCTCGGCAAGCTGCTCGCCGATGCGGCGGGCCGGCGTTAG
- a CDS encoding 3-keto-5-aminohexanoate cleavage protein: MTQATTNEPCIISVAITGSVPRKKDNPAVPITIAEQIESTHEAYEAGATLVHLHVRDEEEQSSSDRHRFEELQDGIRKHCPDIIVQFSTGGRGRSFEQRGAMLDLKPDMASLATGSVNFPTIVYENPPDFVRSLAQLMLDHNVKPEIEVFDLAMLYSTVDLVNQGLLKRPVHVQFVLGVKNALPARREILEFEVEQLKKHLPDATWVAAGIGRHQLEVNHWTLEMGGHCRTGLEDNVRWDKDTLAKSNAQLVSRVASLCAEYGRPVASAKEARRLLSL, translated from the coding sequence GTGACGCAAGCCACTACGAACGAACCGTGCATTATTTCCGTCGCCATTACCGGGTCCGTGCCGCGCAAGAAGGACAACCCGGCGGTGCCGATCACGATCGCCGAGCAAATCGAAAGCACGCACGAAGCGTATGAAGCTGGCGCGACGCTCGTGCATCTGCACGTGCGCGACGAAGAAGAGCAGTCGAGTTCCGACCGGCATCGCTTCGAGGAATTGCAGGACGGCATCCGCAAGCATTGCCCGGACATCATCGTCCAGTTCTCGACGGGCGGGCGCGGACGATCGTTCGAGCAGCGCGGCGCGATGCTGGATCTAAAGCCTGACATGGCGTCGCTTGCCACGGGTTCCGTGAACTTTCCGACCATCGTCTACGAGAACCCGCCGGACTTCGTGCGCTCGCTCGCGCAACTCATGCTCGATCACAATGTGAAGCCCGAGATCGAAGTCTTCGATCTGGCGATGCTGTACAGCACCGTCGATCTCGTCAATCAAGGCCTGTTGAAGCGGCCGGTGCACGTGCAGTTCGTCCTCGGCGTGAAGAACGCGTTGCCCGCGCGGCGCGAAATCCTCGAGTTCGAAGTCGAGCAACTGAAGAAGCATCTGCCGGACGCGACCTGGGTGGCCGCAGGCATCGGGCGGCATCAGCTCGAAGTCAACCACTGGACGCTGGAGATGGGCGGCCACTGCCGGACGGGTCTCGAAGACAACGTGCGCTGGGACAAGGACACGCTCGCGAAAAGCAATGCGCAACTGGTGAGCCGCGTGGCGTCGCTGTGCGCGGAATATGGGCGTCCGGTGGCGAGCGCGAAGGAGGCGCGCAGGCTGCTGTCTCTCTGA
- a CDS encoding phasin family protein: MNQSKFSDPFSQFAAMFQQYQLPGFDVTAIMESRRKDVEALAATNRVAFGGIEALRDKQLEILRRTLGDLETIAKQIASSSGKPPFNANEVVQRALHNALADMQDIARTTQQTQAEAYALVSRRMEEALQELKAAVEKPQAQG; encoded by the coding sequence ATGAATCAATCAAAATTCAGCGATCCGTTCAGCCAGTTTGCCGCCATGTTCCAGCAGTATCAGCTACCCGGATTCGACGTCACCGCCATCATGGAATCGCGGCGCAAGGACGTCGAGGCGCTGGCGGCGACGAATCGCGTCGCGTTCGGCGGTATCGAAGCATTGCGCGATAAACAGCTGGAAATACTGCGCCGCACGCTCGGCGATCTGGAGACCATCGCGAAGCAGATCGCGTCCTCGTCGGGCAAGCCGCCGTTCAATGCGAACGAAGTCGTGCAGCGTGCGCTGCACAATGCGCTCGCGGACATGCAGGACATCGCGCGGACCACGCAGCAGACGCAGGCCGAAGCCTACGCGCTTGTCAGCAGGCGCATGGAAGAAGCGTTGCAGGAACTGAAGGCGGCCGTGGAAAAGCCACAAGCCCAGGGCTAA
- a CDS encoding sugar ABC transporter permease, whose protein sequence is MIALPAQRDPKGWLVAPALVFIIALFIYPFAYGLMLSFNPMNGGGAWANYVSFFTDTSMWPTIIVTLKLAVPATIINVGISVPVAFALRRSSPYQKFVTTLLVIPVTLGTVLIADGMLTYFSPNGWFPQAVQALHLYGDEVRLTHNYWGVLISLIVSGFPFAFLLTLSYVTGIDPTLARAAATLGASPWQQFRQIYLPLLLPGLTMTACLSFVQAFSVFPSAVLLGAPAGPTRVISIAASEAAFESYDYSLASTIAIVMGFVQLLVVGGMLGARRFFYTGPVSGGKG, encoded by the coding sequence ATGATCGCGCTTCCCGCGCAGCGCGACCCGAAGGGCTGGCTCGTCGCGCCGGCGCTCGTCTTCATCATCGCGCTGTTCATCTACCCGTTCGCCTACGGGCTCATGCTGTCGTTCAATCCGATGAACGGCGGCGGCGCATGGGCGAACTACGTGTCGTTCTTCACCGATACGTCGATGTGGCCGACGATCATCGTCACGCTGAAGCTGGCCGTGCCCGCGACCATCATCAACGTGGGCATCTCGGTACCGGTCGCGTTCGCGCTGCGGCGCTCGTCGCCGTATCAGAAGTTCGTGACCACGCTGCTCGTCATTCCGGTGACGCTCGGCACGGTGCTGATTGCCGACGGCATGCTCACGTACTTCAGCCCGAACGGCTGGTTTCCGCAGGCGGTTCAGGCGCTGCATCTCTATGGCGACGAAGTGCGCCTCACGCATAACTACTGGGGCGTGCTCATTTCGCTGATCGTGTCGGGCTTTCCGTTTGCGTTTTTGCTGACGCTGTCATACGTCACGGGTATCGACCCGACGCTCGCGCGTGCCGCCGCCACGCTCGGCGCGAGTCCGTGGCAGCAGTTTCGCCAGATCTATCTGCCGCTCTTGCTGCCGGGCCTCACGATGACCGCGTGCCTTTCGTTCGTGCAGGCGTTCTCGGTGTTTCCGTCGGCGGTGCTGCTCGGCGCGCCCGCGGGCCCGACGCGCGTCATCTCGATCGCCGCGTCCGAGGCTGCGTTCGAAAGCTACGACTATTCGCTGGCATCGACGATCGCCATCGTAATGGGCTTCGTGCAATTGCTGGTCGTGGGCGGCATGCTCGGCGCGCGCCGCTTCTTCTACACCGGCCCGGTGAGCGGAGGGAAGGGATAA
- a CDS encoding DUF3564 family protein has protein sequence MRITVKLDGFEGAPPAAYAVLWLDKESRRWSREGHQSVDVPDWGGLSRASNGTLICHPHEQQPVCVLEELDVETPGGPQEGVAGRVLWYADGAASPGVGRWHVQCIDRAQIKPEHPVFAGDEDA, from the coding sequence ATGCGTATTACCGTCAAGCTGGATGGATTCGAAGGCGCGCCCCCGGCGGCCTACGCCGTCCTGTGGCTCGACAAGGAATCGCGCCGCTGGTCGCGCGAAGGTCATCAGTCGGTGGACGTCCCTGATTGGGGCGGACTGAGCCGCGCATCGAACGGAACGCTGATCTGCCATCCGCATGAGCAGCAGCCGGTCTGCGTGCTCGAAGAACTCGACGTGGAAACGCCCGGCGGTCCGCAAGAAGGCGTGGCCGGGCGCGTGCTGTGGTATGCCGACGGTGCGGCGTCGCCGGGCGTGGGGCGCTGGCATGTGCAGTGCATCGACCGTGCGCAGATCAAGCCTGAGCACCCGGTCTTCGCAGGCGACGAGGACGCCTGA